The following nucleotide sequence is from Pseudobdellovibrionaceae bacterium.
TCTTCATCTACAGATCCTTCTTGATCTGAATCCTCACCCGAAGGTGGGCTGAATGCTGAACCTAAAATAGAGGCTAAATCGTCGTCCCCATTTGAACTTTCATCTTCTTCTAAATCACTTAAATCTAAAGAGGCACTTACACGAGTGGCACCCTCTTCTTCATCTGAATCGTCTTCCAAATCAGACAAAGAAGCACTGACTCTTGTCGCCCCTTCTTCTTCATCGTCAGAGTCCGCATCCAGATCAGAGAGTGAAGCACTTACGCGCGTGGCACCTTCTTCGTCTGCTGCATATTCATCATCTTTCACATCTGCATGTTCATCAAAAGATTCAGACTGCTCTTCAAGAAGTTGTTCTATGTCTACAGTGCCTTGATCTTCGACGTACGTAGGTTTAGCGGCTACAGCCTCTTCTGGATCATCCGCTGAGCCTGCTTCTGCTAACAGCTCCTCAATGTCCGCACCTTGCACTAGCTGCTCTTGAGCATCATCCAACAGGTCTTCTATCTCTTGTACAGAATCTGAAGTCTCTATAACATCAACGGCCTCGTATGAATCAGAATGAGACATGGGCTCTTGCGTGGCCTCTTGCCGTAAAGGAATAACATTGTCCACATCTTCCTCAGCAGGAATCTCAAGCGGAAGATCAACAGTAGACACCATTGTTCTTCCATCGTCCTCTAAGCCACCAACTTCAGAAGTAGGCTGCACATAAACTGCCGTCGCATCAGGATTAAAATCCGAAGAGCCAGTGTCATGTGACACATGACCTGAAGCTCCCGAATGAGGAACCTCTGAAGACGAGTGAGTAGGTTGAGAGTACGCTGACACTATAGGTTCAGAATGAGTTGACTGAGAATATGCCGATACCACAGGCTCAGAATGCGTGGACTGGGAATGACCTTCTTGGTGCTGTTGCACTTCACGATGTGTAGAACGTTGTGGTTGCTCAACAGGAGACGGCTCTGCCGCTATAGCAGCAGGAGTCACGTAAGATTCACTCACTGGAGATTGCGACGCCTGGGAATGGTGCACTTGCGAATGACCGCGACGGAAGCTTGAGCTTTGTTGCGCCACGGCTCCCATATTCATTTTTCTTGCCCAATCCGTGAAGGACAACCACTCTTGGTGGGGCACACCCCAAATCAAAACATCAGCCTCGGAACCAAACATTTGCGCGACACTGTTTGTTTCATAAGGTCCTAATACATCACCGTTTTTTAATACGAACCATTCCATACAGTTCATATCGGTCTGTCACACTATGGGATAAAGTTTTTAAGTCTAGTTGTGAGGGCTAAAGCCCTAATTTGGTTCTGATTTAGACTATAGACGAGTCGGGGGGCAAAAGCTCACTTTTAGCCAATTTAAAAAAGATCATCGTGACTACGGGCCCCAATATCACCCCTAAAGGTCCAAATACGACCAGTCCCCCTAGGGCAGAAAAAAAACCTGCTAAAGGGTGTAAGCTGTCGTACTGACTTAAAAACCAAATCCGCACAACGTTGTCAGAAATCCCCGCCACTACACTAGCAACGATCATAATAACCAGAGCCACAATATTGTCTTGCGCATAAAAGTACCCACAAATAAATATACTTACTGGCACAATTCCCACCAGAGGAATTTGTGATAAGAAAAAAGTAAGAAAAAATGTACTTACAAAATAATGAAAACCCAATATCTTAGCAGGCAAAGCCACAAGAATAGCCTGAGTAAATCCAGTTAAAAAAGCAGCAAAGAGTGTAGACTGCGAAGAACTCTGGACCACTTCCATAAGTTTTTCCAACTCTTTTTTATCTACGAAAGACAATTTACATAAGATCTCTTTGATCCTCTTGGCATCAACAATAAAATAAAACAGACTCGCACTAAAAAAGAACAGCGAGAGCATAAAACCTGGTAAACCCATCACCGCTTGCGAAACTACACTAACTACTTTCCCTGCCCCAGCCTCAATACCCTTTCGTGTATATTCTATAGCCTTTTCTTCTGGTAAAAGCTGATGTAAGGGTCGAATCTTACCATAGGCTCTTTTAAGAATCAGTTCCGTACTGTTCACCGTAGAGTTTGCCTCCACATTGGAAAGCTGCTCTTTGATATTGCTAAACAGACTGATAAACGAAAAAACAAAGGGGACTAAAAGAATGACGATCATACTTAGCAACCCATACACCGACAAGGACTTGCTCATTTTAAGTCTGTTTACAAAAAATTCTTTTTGCAAAGGACGAAGTGCAATCGCCATCACCCCTGCTAGCAATATCCAAGTTAAAAATGGCAGAACAAAAAGAAAAAACAAAATTCCAGTCAACACCAACACAATCATCAAAAGATGATTCTTTACGAATTGAGCCATTCCTACCTCATTGCAACATCGTCATTGTCATAAAATTGGAACTCAAGATCATCAACGTCAAACTGTTCCAAACCTCTGACGGTATTTATGAATCTGTCTCTGGCGTCCTCATCTAAACTAAATACATCTAGGTTAATATGATAGGTTTCCATTTTGACCTCCTTCTTGTAGATAAAAATTTACCATAAAGGAGAAAATGTGATTCTTGGTTGCGTGTTATAATTGTGAAATTTAGTACGCATTTCAATACGTACTGAAGTTTAAATCTCTAACGAGACTTTAGGCGTAAATTTATACCCCGTTCCATGCACCGACTGAATATAGGCTGAAGCTGGACCTAGTTTGCGGCGCAATTTACTGACATGGGTGTCTACTGATCTAGCGTATACATGAACATCTTCACCCCAAATGTCATTTAAGATTTCATCTCTTGGAATAACATCTTCTTCTTTATCTGCCAGATAAATTAAAAGTTTAAACTCCAAATGAGTGAGGTCCACATTTTTAAATTCACCACCAATAAGCACTTTCACAGCCTGTTTATTTTTATCAATAATAAGACCTTCCCACTCCATCACATTAGATAATTTTTGATCCAACTGAACTTTCTTGAGTTTGTTCTCGACTCTAGCTCTAAGTTCTAAGCTTTCAAAGGGTTTGGTGATGTAATCATCCGCACCCGCTGTGAAACCCAAAACCTTATCGGAAAGATCTTGATATGAGGTCAAAAAGAAAATGGACTGCTTAGGGTTTTCCATATTGATTTCAGAACAAAATTTAATCCCATTCCCATCTGGAAGTTCAATGTCTAACAAAATTAAATCATATTTGTTTGCATTTAATAGTGCTTTGGCTCCTGCCACGCTGTCCGTCCATTCCAAATCCGCAATGGCACCCAAGGCTTGTCTTACAATAGTGAAAATCTCCTTACTGTCTTCTACCAATAACACTTTGTGCATATACACCCTTTCTTTAAAAAATAAGTGACACTTATTTAGATACCTTTTAAAATGTACAAATGCAAATCGAGAGTGAGAAGCCTCAAGAAGGTCTAGAAGAGTATGTCCCCGAATTTCTTGATAGCAGAGATCAAGATATTTTGTTGCTTAAAGCCGCTTTAGCCCAAGGGGATTTTGAAACCCTCCGTCGCAAAGCCCACGACTGGAAAGGGTTTTCTCGCCCTTTTGGTTTTTTAAAACTTGAAGGCATTGCGAAAAAATTAGAAGAGGCCGCTAAAAGCACGGCGTCAACGGAATGCTCCCAGCTTTTAGAAGAGGCCGAGGTTTATCTCCAGAAAAAACGCGAACTTATTTCTAATGTGTAGAACTCTTATCTTTTTTGTGCATAAAACCTGACATTTACAAAATCTCTACTTTTGTTTTGAATTCAACTGGATTGAAATGCACAGAGTCTCACACATGAGACGTGCGCTTACGTTCATTTTAAGTTCAACTAGATTGCGTTACACTTGCACTAACCCATACCACCCTTGAGGTAGATTGCTGGAACTTCAGGTTTCTGGTAAAATATAAGCTCAGATTTCTCTAACAACCATGAAAAAAAGGAGAAGTTATGGCTGATACAGATAAAAACAAAAACCAAGTTCCTGATGTACAAATTATGTGGGGCAATATTGGACGAACTGAGGCCTTAGAAAAATACATTCTACAAAAAACTAAAAAAGTCCTTAAGCTCGCCCCCAATGCGACAAACTTGGTTATTTCTTTATCTATAGAAAACCCTATCAACAGCGCAGGCGTTCCAGAACAAAAAGTGGATGCCGAACTGCGAATTCCTAAAAACCAAACCATCAACGCCAGCAAAAAAGGAGCTGACATCTATAAAACTATTTTAGAAGTCCAACACGCGCTGTTGACTCAAGTCAATGCGATGAAATCCCACAGACTAGCAAAACGTCACGAAGCCCCTGTGCTTGCAGAAACGGACACAAACAATAAGATTGCTTGATCAAGCTTTCTGAAAGTTTATAAAATATTTGCAGCCAGTTCCGCCAACTCTGATCTTTCCCCTTTGGATAAGGTTACATGAGCAGCAATTGGATGACCTTTAAATCTTTCTACTGAATAGCTCAGTCCACTGTTTGCCGCGTCCACGTAGGGATTATCAATTTGGTAGCGATCACCAGTGAGAACCACTTTGGTTCCCTCACCCGCACGAGTGACAATGGTTTTAATCTCGTGCGGCGTAAGGTTCTGCGCTTCATCCACAATCAAGTACTGATTAGGAATACTTCGACCTCTGATATAAGTCAGAGGTTCAATATTGAGCATCCCCTGATTGATCAGCTCTTGAGCGCGGCCCGCAGCCTTCTTGTCAGCACCCATTAAGTATTCGACGTTATCAAAAATGGGCTGCATCCAAGGGTTTAATTTTTGCTCGACGTCTCCAGGTAAATACCCGATGTCTCTTCCCATGGGGAAGATCGGTCGACTCACCAACAGACGCTGAAAGCGGCCTTCGTCTAAAGTTTTATATAAACCCGCCGCTAAAGCCAAAAGCGTCTTTCCTGTTCCTGCTTTACCCACTAAAGAGACAAAAAGGATTTCATCATTTAAAAGTGCGTCCAGAGCAAAACTTTGCTCGACGTTTCTGGGATGGATTCCCCAAATGCTTTCAGCAGGAGAAATCAAAGGCACGATCTTATCGCCCTCTTTACTATAGCGTCCAATGGCACTGTGGTTGGGGTTGGACTTGTCCTTAAGCACGACATATTCGTTGGAAAGCATCTGAGCCTCGGCAGGCTGGGACACTGACTTATCTTCATAAAAGGCATCAATGATCCCCGAATCTACTTCCACTTCGCGACGGCCTGTATAGTAATCCTCATTGCTGCCAATGCTGTTAGGCTCATAGTCCCTAGCTTCAATCCCAAAAACGTCGGCTTTAATTCTAAGGTTGATGTCCTTAGTGATCAGCTCCACAACCTCTTTAGGGAATTTGCTTTGCAGATAAAGGGCTGTTCCCAAAATGCGGTTGTCAGCCTTATTGGATTCTAATTCTTCTGGCAGCCCTTCCATTTCAATATCGGTCTGCACAAAGATACACGTGTCGGTGTCCTCATTCACCTTCACACCCTTAGATAACTTTCCTTTGTCTCGGAGGACGTCAACAAAACGACTGAATTGTCTGGCGTTACGGCCATTCTCGCCCATGTCTTTTTTAAATCTGTCGATCTCTTCGATCACGGATATGGGAATAAAAACATCCGCATTGTGAAACTTCGTCACAGCCACCGCATCAAATAAAATCACGTTAGTATCAATAACAATTTTCTTACGAACTTGAGTTGTTTCCAATAGGCTTTCCTCCCTATCTTAAGGCTAACAGCCCAAGACTCAAGGAAAAGCACTTGGCGCGTCAAAACCCTGTTTTTGCCTATTCCAGCAACAACTTCACTTTTAGTAATGGCAAGTATAATTCCGAGTTTTGAATCAGATTAAAAACCAAACATCCTAGCTCTATTTCTGTGCCCTAGGGACGCTTGAAGCATCTTAGTTTTGAGTCAGATTGGAAACCAAAACATCTCCAGAGTCTTTTTTCAAACTTGTCGCTACAGTCTCTAAAAACTTCACGAAGTGAAATAAAGCCTCTTCATTCACCGAGCCCTTTTGAAAGTAAGCCCCATGACGATACACATCTTCATCCTGATCATAACGAATGTTTTGAACTTTTAAAGTGAAAGGAAAGTACGCATTGTGATTGAGGTAAATGCGCATGGCCACCTCTTCGCCTTCTTGAAAAAAACCTAACTTTTTCTCGATATCAAAAGACACACCACTTGTAGAGATATCAAATAAAAGAACCTTTTTTAAACCCACTTTAGGAATCACAATATGAGTGCCCAAAAACTCGGTCAGGATCGTACGTTTGACTTTACGTCGATCTTCGGCAATAGCACTTTGACGTAGTTCAGAAATGTCTTTCACCTCGACGGCTTCATGCTGATGTTCTACAGATGGCGCTGCGGCCTCCGTATCTGATTTCTTTTTCTTACGTTTCTGCTTGAGCCTTGAGGTTAAATCAATAACATTATTCGACATCTCCATCCCCCGTATGTATCATATCGGGAAGAGAGAAAGACGACTTTAGTAAAACCTGATAGAGAGAAATTAAGAGCCGTGGCCCCTAAATTTTACACTTTAAAGCCTTACCTGCACCTTAGTGTTGCCCTTGTGTTGCTGGGCCTCATCAGCGGTTGTCAGCTCTCATATATGACCCAAAGTGCTTACAATCACCTGAAGATCATGAGCCAAAGGAAGAGCATTGAGAAGCTGCTTAAAAACCCAGACCTTCCTCTAGATCATCGGCAAAAATTTGAGTTGGTCATAAAGATTCGTCCCTACATTCAGGATCTAGGACTCAATGTGACCAATAACTATAAAACCTATGTGGACTTAAAACGCCCTTATGTGTCTTACCTCCTGACAGTGGCTCCTCCCTATAGCATAGAGCCCATGACCTGGAAGTTCCCTTTTGTGGGTGAATTTCCTTATAAAGGATTTCATAATCAAAACCGTGCCGATCGTGAAGCTCTGTCCTACAGTCAAAAAAATTACGACACCTATATTCGTGGAGTCAGCGCTTACTCCACGCTGGGTTGGTTCAATGACCCTTTGCTCTCTTCCATGCTTCAGTACACAGAGGCCCAGCTCATAGAAACCGTCATTCATGAGTCTGTGCATGCCACCGTGTTTATTAAAAACAACGTGGAGTTTAACGAACAGCTCGCGGTCTTTGTCGCTCGCAAGGCCACTCTGGAATACTACAAAACCCACGATGCTAAATCCTATGAGACTTTACTTCACACTTTTGCGGACGAAACTCTTTACTTCCAGTTTATCAATAAATGCTTAGAGCAACTGACAGAATTTTATCAGTCCAAAGAGCACCACACTCCAGAGCAAAAGACCCTGATCTTTGCAAAGATCCAAAAGCAGTTCAAAGAAGATCTTTTACCCCAACTTCAAACGTCCTACTTTACCAAATTTAGTGAACTCCCTCTCAATAACGCTTTTTTTGCCAGCCAAAAAGTGTACTTTGAAAATCAAGCCCATTTTGAAAACAAGTACAGCGAATTTCAAAACATCAAAGACTTTATTGAATTTTTGAAAAAAGAAGAAAAGAAGCTGGTTGAAATCTTTGCTGCATTTCAAAACCCAGAGCCCTCTAGTCTATAGAGAGCCCGTGCACGAAATCCTGTGTTACGATTCTACAAAAGAAACCTAGCCAATAGAAACTTGGTTACGTCCGCGTTTTTTAGATTTGTATAAAGCTTGGTCTGCCTTTTCAAATAGCATATCCCAAGGATCGCCACCTGCATCACGTGTGGCTACCCCTAGAGATATAGTGATAGGCAGTTTTACGTTCTCGTACTCAAACTTAAAGCCTTCAACACTGGCACGAATCCTTTCTGCAATGTCAGCAGCGGTATGTCGTGGTGTTCCCGAAAGCACTAATACGAACTCTTCCCCTCCAAAGCGAGAGAAAAAGTCTTCACTACGAGTCAATTTGTCTTTAACAAGTTTGGCAATCTCGTTGATCACAAAGTCCCCTGCGGCGTGCCCGTAGGTGTCGTTGACCTTTTTAAAGTGATCAATATCAAACACGATCACACTGATAGGAATGCCCAAAAGGTCAGAACGCTTGATCGCCTCAGGAGCATAAGCCAGTAAGGCTCCTTTATTGTAAGCCCCCGTCATAGAGTCGATCTGAGTTCTATCAAATGTCTTTTTGTTAGAGACAGCTTCGATATTGCCTCGTTCTAAAAACTTAAAGATCACGTTGCCAGTTTTGATCTGATCGTTATTTTTCAACACGGCTGTGGTCAAAGGCGCTACAGGTTTAGAATTGATCACTGTTTTATTGGTAGAGTCCAAATCCATAATGTAGGTCTCTTCCCCTTGCAAAATGAACTTAGCATGGCTTTTACTGATACTACGATCATCAACGAACACTGTACTTGTCGGCGAACGACCAATCACAATATCATCACCTTCAAGACTCCACTGCTTACCAATACTGCTTGCAGGTCCCACAAGCAAAACTAAGGTTGGCGGTGTCTTATCCGCATTGTCCAGATGAACTTTAAGAGTTTCACTGGTGAGTACACTGGTTTTATCTTCATCTTTAGGATCAAAATTTGACATACAAATATAGTAACTATGAAATTTAGGTTATGGCAACCTCTTCCTCAATTCGATGATAGCCTTTCCACTCCTTCAGGCGAGCTAAAGGTTTGCGACTCTCATGTGGATATTCTAGCAGGACATAAGTCAGTTTGGTGATCTTGCCTAAAGAATTGATATCCAAGGATGTCAAATCCGTCCATGTTCCAGAATTAAAATACTGTTTACCATCTGCCCAAAGCTTATACTTATACACGTGATTATGGCCAAATACGACCGTGTGCACTCTTTCATCTTTTAAGATTTTGGCCGCACCTTGAGTCAAATCAGGAAAAACCGCACACTCCATCATAATTTTAAAAACTTCGCGGAAGCCCCATGCTTTTCTAGGATTATTACTGACAAACATAGAGCGTAGCATATAGCCGAACACCTTAAACGTGCTTTTCACAAAAAATACAGGCTCATTCACAAGCATCCATCGCAAAGCCTTCCCAAAAGGTCTAGCTTTATCTACATGCGGGTAACGCAATTTAAGCCGCAAAACACATTCCACAAAAAAATGTGAGCCAAATGGAAGATTCAAAATGGGTTCAGGAATGTCTTTGCGCAAGAAAAACTTTTTCGGGTTCATTCTATTCGCAGCTTCGTGCATGTGTCCGTGTTCGACGTGCACTCCATCAAAGAAATAAACTAAGTTTTCATATTGGATACGATGACCTACGACCGTATTCAAATACTCTCTGACTCTGGGCCAAAGGATCTCTTGGTCATGGTTGCCCACAATATACGTGATTTTATGTCCTTGTGAAACAAACTTTTTTAAGCTTTCAAAAAATATGGGATGGCCTTCCACAATTCTTTCCAGCTTATTCAGAGTCATGGACTCGGTGATCACTGAAACATAGTGCCCGTGATAGTCGATCTGTAAGAAATTAAAAATGTCGCCGTTAAAAATCAGCTCCACTTCGCAATCGGCAAATTGTCCAGAAGTGTAGTGTCCAATAAACTCTGCAAACTTTTGATCAAAATAAAACTCTTCCAAAGGGTTTAAGGTGCCGTCTTGCAATTGCAGGCCCACGCCCAAATGCAAATCACTGACAATCAGCTTTAATCTTCTATGTTTTGATTTTTGGACTGTGAGTGATTCTGCTGCCGCATTCATAATTTAGAGTTCCAAAGTGCTTATTCATGTTCCACACAAGACAGGAAGAGGTCTTGTGCACTCAAATTCATCTAATTGTCTTCGTCAGGACGGCTGCCTTCAAGCATAGTCAGAGCAATTCTTAATGCTTTTACAGTTCTTCTCAAAAGTTCTTCTTTGCCTTCCATCTTAGTCGTGATCTTTTGATTTTGAATCCTGTACTTCTCAAGATCAGAATTAACAAGGTTTAGTTGTTTTTTCAAATCAAGAATCATCTCATCTTTAGATGACATGACGGCATCGGATTCCGTCTTCATGATTTCAAGGCGGTTTTCCAATTCTCTTTCACGAATACGAACATGATCGAAACTGGAGTTGATCTTCTCTTCGAGTTCGATCAGTCTCTCTTGCAATGCTCCAATTTTAATCTCTTTGGCTTCTAAGCTTTGGGTCAGAATCTTTTTTTCCTCTTCAGCAATCTCTTTGAGATTAGAAAAATTGGCTTCTGACTGTCTTAACTGTTGTTTAATAGACTCGGTCAGCTCTTTAAAGTGCTGCCCTGCTGAAGACAACTGCTCGTTGTCTCTGCGCAGTTTTTGCACTTCTTTTTCTAACTCTAATACTCTATTCTGTGCGAGTTCTAAATAATTGGCAGATCGTAATTGATCTTCAAGTCCCATGCCTGATACAGGCATAGTCGCTGTGGGTTTAGAAGAAAATTGCTCAGGCACTTCAACGGCTTTAATACTTTGAATTTTTTGAGTCTTGTCATCAAAAGCCTCTTCTCGGCTAGGCGCAGAGGCTACAGGCACAGGGGTCTTTTCTTCCGCAATATGGGCTACAACACTTCTTTCGCGTTTGGCGGCACTCTGCTTGCTATGTTCTGACTTGATCACATTGAGTTTACTTTTTTCTCCACGAGGGCTTGCAGGCTCTACAGGTCCTGCCAGCTCTTCCGCAGTAGCAATCTTGCTCACCGTAGCCTCTGGGTGCACTAGCATCTCTCCTAAAACAGGATCAATGTCCTCAAAAGCCTTACGTCGAGCTTGAGCCCGAGGACTTAACCCAGGAGGCTGTTGCTGCTGCTTGTTGACCACAGATGACTTTTCTAACGTAGGATCAGGGATATTTTTTGTAGCTGTCTTTTCGACCGTTACACCCAACTCATCCTGCTTTGACGGCTTTACTTTGACGTCATCTAGGCCTCTAAATAAATTTGTGGCTTCTCCAGCCGATTTCTTACCCATAGCTAAAGACCCATCGGTGTTATAGCCTCTCAAATTAAGACTAGTTATGGGTCTAATGTAAAATCTGGCAAAAAGTGTCTCAAAATGTTACATTTTAAGAAACTAACTGTGTCTGACCGAAACTTTTTATGTTCTGCATGGTTAAATAAGGAGAGTGAGTGGCTAAAGCGAACGCCCAAAGTGCTAAGCTTGACGATGAACTGATGCAAGGGATTGCTAAGGGCTGCTCGAAGTCTTTTGGCCTTCTTTTTGAGGCGCATGGTTCACTGGTTTTAGGATACGCCAAACGCCTTATGAAAGATCAAAATATGGCAGAAGACATCTCACAGGAGGTTTGGATGAAAGTAGTCAGAGCATCATCCACATATCAAGGCCAAGGACACTTTAAGGCGTGGTTACTCACGCTCACAAGAAACCTTTGCTTTAACAAGCTTAAAGTGGAGCAGCGTTTACACTTCACCGACAACACCGAAGAGCTTTCTGCAGCTGTGGATCATGAATCTGAAAACCTAGAGACTCAGATGCTTTTTGAGTCTCATATCACTCAAATCAAGGAGGCCATTGACGAGCTGCCTGAGAATCAACGCTTGGCCATCACCTTACTTGTGGTAGAAGAACTGTCTTACGAAAGCATTTCTGATCACCTAGAGATTTCTGTTTCCGCCACAAAGTCTCTGATCCACCGTGCACGACAGAATCTGCTAAAAAAACTTAAACACAAAGAGGAGGCATCATGACCCACAACGATCAATGGTTTAAAGAGCCTGTCTCTGACGACCTAAAAAATAAAATTTTTGCCCAGGTGCAACCTGAACTTGAAGACAATAAAAGACGCTTTGAGGCCGAGAAGGCTTCTGCCACTCCTTATGTCGCTGGATTTTGGAGTTGGAAAAAGTCGTTCAGGTTTTCTGCCATTGCCGCAGCATTTGCACTGATGTTCTTCTTACGAACGCAAAACATCATTGAAGTCGAATATCCTGCGACCACCTTTTCAGAACTCGCCAGCCTTACCCCTGAAGTGTTTGAAGTGATTGAAAACCTCGACTTCATTGACCAACTGGATAATATTGACCTAGAGGAAATTCGCAAAGAGATGAAAC
It contains:
- a CDS encoding aminopeptidase; amino-acid sequence: MSQRKSIEKLLKNPDLPLDHRQKFELVIKIRPYIQDLGLNVTNNYKTYVDLKRPYVSYLLTVAPPYSIEPMTWKFPFVGEFPYKGFHNQNRADREALSYSQKNYDTYIRGVSAYSTLGWFNDPLLSSMLQYTEAQLIETVIHESVHATVFIKNNVEFNEQLAVFVARKATLEYYKTHDAKSYETLLHTFADETLYFQFINKCLEQLTEFYQSKEHHTPEQKTLIFAKIQKQFKEDLLPQLQTSYFTKFSELPLNNAFFASQKVYFENQAHFENKYSEFQNIKDFIEFLKKEEKKLVEIFAAFQNPEPSSL
- a CDS encoding PilZ domain-containing protein, producing MSNNVIDLTSRLKQKRKKKKSDTEAAAPSVEHQHEAVEVKDISELRQSAIAEDRRKVKRTILTEFLGTHIVIPKVGLKKVLLFDISTSGVSFDIEKKLGFFQEGEEVAMRIYLNHNAYFPFTLKVQNIRYDQDEDVYRHGAYFQKGSVNEEALFHFVKFLETVATSLKKDSGDVLVSNLTQN
- a CDS encoding Hpt domain-containing protein; translation: MQIESEKPQEGLEEYVPEFLDSRDQDILLLKAALAQGDFETLRRKAHDWKGFSRPFGFLKLEGIAKKLEEAAKSTASTECSQLLEEAEVYLQKKRELISNV
- a CDS encoding response regulator transcription factor; this translates as MHKVLLVEDSKEIFTIVRQALGAIADLEWTDSVAGAKALLNANKYDLILLDIELPDGNGIKFCSEINMENPKQSIFFLTSYQDLSDKVLGFTAGADDYITKPFESLELRARVENKLKKVQLDQKLSNVMEWEGLIIDKNKQAVKVLIGGEFKNVDLTHLEFKLLIYLADKEEDVIPRDEILNDIWGEDVHVYARSVDTHVSKLRRKLGPASAYIQSVHGTGYKFTPKVSLEI
- a CDS encoding metallophosphoesterase — protein: MNAAAESLTVQKSKHRRLKLIVSDLHLGVGLQLQDGTLNPLEEFYFDQKFAEFIGHYTSGQFADCEVELIFNGDIFNFLQIDYHGHYVSVITESMTLNKLERIVEGHPIFFESLKKFVSQGHKITYIVGNHDQEILWPRVREYLNTVVGHRIQYENLVYFFDGVHVEHGHMHEAANRMNPKKFFLRKDIPEPILNLPFGSHFFVECVLRLKLRYPHVDKARPFGKALRWMLVNEPVFFVKSTFKVFGYMLRSMFVSNNPRKAWGFREVFKIMMECAVFPDLTQGAAKILKDERVHTVVFGHNHVYKYKLWADGKQYFNSGTWTDLTSLDINSLGKITKLTYVLLEYPHESRKPLARLKEWKGYHRIEEEVAIT
- a CDS encoding AI-2E family transporter; amino-acid sequence: MAQFVKNHLLMIVLVLTGILFFLFVLPFLTWILLAGVMAIALRPLQKEFFVNRLKMSKSLSVYGLLSMIVILLVPFVFSFISLFSNIKEQLSNVEANSTVNSTELILKRAYGKIRPLHQLLPEEKAIEYTRKGIEAGAGKVVSVVSQAVMGLPGFMLSLFFFSASLFYFIVDAKRIKEILCKLSFVDKKELEKLMEVVQSSSQSTLFAAFLTGFTQAILVALPAKILGFHYFVSTFFLTFFLSQIPLVGIVPVSIFICGYFYAQDNIVALVIMIVASVVAGISDNVVRIWFLSQYDSLHPLAGFFSALGGLVVFGPLGVILGPVVTMIFFKLAKSELLPPDSSIV
- a CDS encoding RNA polymerase sigma factor, which gives rise to MAKANAQSAKLDDELMQGIAKGCSKSFGLLFEAHGSLVLGYAKRLMKDQNMAEDISQEVWMKVVRASSTYQGQGHFKAWLLTLTRNLCFNKLKVEQRLHFTDNTEELSAAVDHESENLETQMLFESHITQIKEAIDELPENQRLAITLLVVEELSYESISDHLEISVSATKSLIHRARQNLLKKLKHKEEAS
- a CDS encoding GGDEF domain-containing protein; this translates as MSNFDPKDEDKTSVLTSETLKVHLDNADKTPPTLVLLVGPASSIGKQWSLEGDDIVIGRSPTSTVFVDDRSISKSHAKFILQGEETYIMDLDSTNKTVINSKPVAPLTTAVLKNNDQIKTGNVIFKFLERGNIEAVSNKKTFDRTQIDSMTGAYNKGALLAYAPEAIKRSDLLGIPISVIVFDIDHFKKVNDTYGHAAGDFVINEIAKLVKDKLTRSEDFFSRFGGEEFVLVLSGTPRHTAADIAERIRASVEGFKFEYENVKLPITISLGVATRDAGGDPWDMLFEKADQALYKSKKRGRNQVSIG
- a CDS encoding PhoH family protein, with protein sequence METTQVRKKIVIDTNVILFDAVAVTKFHNADVFIPISVIEEIDRFKKDMGENGRNARQFSRFVDVLRDKGKLSKGVKVNEDTDTCIFVQTDIEMEGLPEELESNKADNRILGTALYLQSKFPKEVVELITKDINLRIKADVFGIEARDYEPNSIGSNEDYYTGRREVEVDSGIIDAFYEDKSVSQPAEAQMLSNEYVVLKDKSNPNHSAIGRYSKEGDKIVPLISPAESIWGIHPRNVEQSFALDALLNDEILFVSLVGKAGTGKTLLALAAGLYKTLDEGRFQRLLVSRPIFPMGRDIGYLPGDVEQKLNPWMQPIFDNVEYLMGADKKAAGRAQELINQGMLNIEPLTYIRGRSIPNQYLIVDEAQNLTPHEIKTIVTRAGEGTKVVLTGDRYQIDNPYVDAANSGLSYSVERFKGHPIAAHVTLSKGERSELAELAANIL
- a CDS encoding HPF/RaiA family ribosome-associated protein — protein: MADTDKNKNQVPDVQIMWGNIGRTEALEKYILQKTKKVLKLAPNATNLVISLSIENPINSAGVPEQKVDAELRIPKNQTINASKKGADIYKTILEVQHALLTQVNAMKSHRLAKRHEAPVLAETDTNNKIA